One segment of Candidatus Poribacteria bacterium DNA contains the following:
- a CDS encoding phenylacetate--CoA ligase family protein — protein sequence MSIRSTTKKFISKMAWHTYNTYRKGMSYRSRLSRTAAFFNAPRADILAFQKEQLEKLLRHAYQTTPYYRDLLKVESPDISQIPPLEKKDIREQLKRLCSEAVPQKHRIKNATGGSTGTPLTFYQDRSYWNQRNLSVYYFDRWAGWDFGTPQLIIWGALEDLEGNGHWKYQLNNFWRNHYWLNGFHLTDLKMRTAFQQMDRSHPQTILAYPSSLYQFAAFLFESGLVPKWNLKGIITSAEMLHAHYRSLAETVFGTKIYNRYGGREVGLIAMECAAGRMHINCRDLYLEIDSPNPYTISGDILITQLNNYAMPFIRYRIGDIGRLSDEACSCGNQLPVLAELLGRSTATFRTRTGTLIHAGYFTQQFYNVIGVDQFQLIQETVKRCVLKVVINTQWTEAARRYMVQKIQGALGADVIVTVKLVEEIPLPASGKREFTISKVGVGRND from the coding sequence ATGTCAATCCGTTCCACTACCAAAAAGTTCATATCGAAGATGGCGTGGCACACCTATAATACATATCGCAAAGGGATGAGTTACCGTTCGCGACTTTCAAGAACAGCTGCATTCTTCAACGCGCCGCGCGCAGACATTTTAGCCTTCCAGAAAGAACAATTAGAAAAACTCCTTCGACATGCCTACCAGACAACACCCTACTACCGTGATTTGCTCAAAGTAGAATCCCCAGATATATCTCAAATTCCGCCACTTGAAAAAAAGGACATTCGTGAGCAATTGAAGCGTCTCTGTTCTGAAGCCGTGCCGCAGAAGCACCGGATCAAAAACGCTACAGGAGGCTCAACCGGCACACCACTGACCTTCTATCAGGACAGAAGCTATTGGAATCAACGGAATTTGAGCGTCTATTATTTTGATCGGTGGGCAGGCTGGGATTTTGGCACACCTCAATTGATTATCTGGGGTGCGCTTGAAGACTTGGAAGGCAATGGGCATTGGAAGTACCAGTTGAACAATTTCTGGCGGAATCACTATTGGCTTAACGGTTTTCATCTCACAGACCTAAAGATGCGAACAGCGTTTCAGCAAATGGATAGATCCCACCCACAAACAATTCTGGCTTACCCTTCATCGCTTTACCAATTCGCGGCATTTCTTTTTGAAAGCGGTTTGGTACCGAAATGGAATTTAAAAGGGATTATCACTTCAGCGGAAATGCTACATGCGCACTACCGATCCTTAGCAGAGACCGTTTTCGGGACGAAGATTTATAACCGCTACGGCGGACGAGAAGTCGGATTGATCGCTATGGAATGTGCCGCCGGACGTATGCATATCAACTGCCGCGACCTCTATCTTGAAATAGACAGTCCCAATCCATACACTATATCGGGCGACATCCTAATTACACAACTCAATAATTACGCCATGCCGTTTATTCGGTATCGAATTGGAGACATCGGTCGTCTCTCCGATGAGGCATGTTCTTGTGGAAACCAGTTGCCTGTTTTGGCAGAACTGCTCGGACGTAGCACGGCTACCTTCCGAACACGAACTGGAACATTGATACACGCGGGTTATTTCACGCAACAATTCTATAACGTCATTGGCGTGGACCAGTTCCAACTCATCCAAGAAACCGTTAAACGCTGTGTCTTAAAGGTGGTTATTAACACACAGTGGACAGAAGCCGCGCGTCGATACATGGTTCAGAAGATTCAAGGTGCTCTCGGTGCTGATGTCATTGTCACGGTAAAACTTGTAGAAGAGATTCCACTGCCTGCTTCAGGTAAACGGGAATTCACAATTTCAAAAGTGGGTGTAGGCAGGAACGATTAA
- a CDS encoding sulfatase-like hydrolase/transferase, with protein MPKQPNIIFLMTDQQRFDTVGALGNPIIQTPGLNRIVREGTSFTSTYCPSPVCVASRCSFLLGQWAHETGCTHNSAMPQDRVSVMEMLNEAGYQTHGIGKMHFSPQGRKMWGFETRDYSEEGPGPDDFTEFLNENGYDHIVAPHGERSEYYYIPQPSQLPARLHHTQWVGDKTLEFFSGRDKDRPFLCWSSFIKPHPPFESPVPWNRLYRTVEMPLPFLPADYEHLHTYWNRHQNRYKYRDQGRDMNLLRTMRAAYYAAISFIDYQVGRILAYLESENELDNTLILYTSDHGELLGDYDCYGKRSFLDAAARIPLLVRYPERFTANAQCDTPTSLVDVLPTCLGAADLPLPADRSGTDLADIASGNTQRDAIVGQLGEEGTGLYMLLTEEYKYIYSAADRKEWLFRRLSGEIDDRSLAGNPAYSGILNTYRQRLIEWFREDGYALPLDGNKWRDFPPPVEPENPDAGQLFQDGRSVSDQFPSGYSPHIDPL; from the coding sequence ATGCCAAAACAACCGAATATCATCTTTCTCATGACAGACCAGCAACGTTTTGATACGGTCGGTGCGCTTGGAAATCCGATCATTCAGACGCCAGGACTCAATCGCATCGTTCGGGAGGGAACAAGTTTTACGTCAACATATTGCCCATCTCCTGTGTGTGTAGCCTCTCGTTGTAGTTTCCTGCTCGGTCAATGGGCACACGAAACCGGATGTACACACAATTCAGCCATGCCGCAGGACCGCGTCTCGGTGATGGAGATGCTCAATGAAGCAGGTTACCAAACGCATGGTATCGGTAAAATGCACTTTTCGCCGCAGGGACGCAAGATGTGGGGGTTCGAAACACGAGACTATTCCGAAGAAGGTCCGGGTCCTGATGATTTCACCGAGTTTCTGAATGAGAACGGCTATGACCATATCGTTGCGCCACACGGTGAACGGAGTGAATACTACTACATCCCACAACCCTCGCAATTGCCTGCCCGTTTACACCATACACAGTGGGTCGGTGATAAAACACTGGAATTCTTCTCCGGACGCGATAAGGATCGTCCGTTTCTCTGTTGGAGCAGCTTCATCAAACCACATCCGCCGTTTGAATCTCCGGTGCCGTGGAACCGACTTTACCGCACCGTCGAAATGCCGCTGCCGTTCCTTCCCGCCGACTATGAGCATCTACATACCTACTGGAACCGACATCAAAATCGGTATAAGTACCGAGACCAAGGTCGAGATATGAACCTTCTTCGGACAATGCGAGCGGCGTATTACGCTGCGATCTCTTTCATCGACTATCAGGTTGGACGCATCCTTGCCTACCTCGAATCGGAAAACGAATTGGATAACACGCTCATCTTGTACACGTCCGACCACGGTGAATTACTCGGCGACTACGACTGCTACGGAAAACGTTCCTTCTTGGACGCAGCCGCTCGGATTCCGCTACTTGTCCGCTATCCTGAACGTTTCACCGCAAACGCACAGTGCGACACACCGACGAGTCTGGTGGATGTCCTTCCCACATGTCTCGGCGCAGCAGATCTACCGCTACCAGCAGATCGAAGCGGGACTGATCTTGCCGATATCGCCTCTGGGAATACACAGCGAGATGCAATTGTCGGACAATTGGGAGAGGAAGGCACAGGACTCTATATGCTCTTGACGGAGGAATACAAATATATTTATTCTGCCGCGGATCGAAAGGAGTGGCTCTTTAGACGGCTGTCGGGAGAAATTGATGACCGAAGTCTTGCCGGTAATCCCGCATACAGTGGAATTCTCAACACCTATCGACAACGCTTAATTGAATGGTTCCGAGAAGATGGCTACGCGCTTCCATTGGACGGCAATAAGTGGCGCGACTTTCCACCGCCGGTCGAGCCTGAAAATCCAGATGCTGGTCAACTTTTTCAAGATGGTCGTTCCGTGAGTGATCAGTTCCCGTCAGGATATTCACCACATATTGATCCGCTATAG